In a single window of the Thermus amyloliquefaciens genome:
- a CDS encoding NEW3 domain-containing protein, which translates to MKGIERLLVLLLVLAMGLVLAAGTPAGTAIQNQASASYIDSAGQPRTTTSNLVTTIVQQVYSFTITPNGTETNPGQVRSALPGGQVLFQYTVTNTGNGTDTINLSTVQGTGDNFDLTNIQIYLDPNCNGNVDAGESPITSVTLAADASACVIVAATVPSSAQNGQYGNLNLAGTSSGNPSVQDNDNWARASVTTAAAFTAFKAASPSGSVQPGGTITYTISGSNTGGSAAYGIPVTVDGTSKTGILIEDTIPSGLKVSAMPTGSAGAGSIRYVYYDGTSWVTLNSSLLPITGDGTKKIGMLIEGTGAFFPQGAQYSFSFQAQVPANAPAGTSYPNAATVRFDANGDGDANDPGETIQTNTTTNTVAATYQPVVGYPGTVTLGNETQTVPSAYAGGTVSFTNVVRNGGNAPDSFTLTLTLTSPEFTFPLGTTCAIYAADGITPISGPIGPLAPGATQNVVVKCQLPANYYESPVDGPNTTYTVELKATSVNDPSKSDVTTDKLVDILPGYAVDLAAKGYSNDGNAGNDNPAGQSANPGQTVYFPLELTNTGKNPDTYNLSANVPSGWSVVFYPDTNCDGTPDGAPVTNVGPVNPDEKKCFVAAVSVPQGAAPGTQNVSFTATSTSDPNISDTVSSTVTVNLVAQVALDPDRQGTVTSPGTLVYTHTLINNSNAPATCTISGSGGAYGWVYQYSTDGANWSSSLNNVNVGPNGGTATIYVRVQVPAGEPIGRVDVNTVSASCAVGAGSASDSATETTTVVGGELRLEKTVDKATAYPGETLTYTITATNIGTGDLKKVIVTDPLPAYTDFVSASATISGFPAGAKVLYSTDGTTWSPTPPTSLPAGGSLYVAVDTNGDNTITDADVMPPAASIVITFQVQVR; encoded by the coding sequence ATGAAGGGAATAGAAAGGCTTTTGGTCTTGCTCCTGGTCCTGGCCATGGGACTGGTCTTGGCCGCGGGTACCCCGGCGGGCACCGCCATCCAAAACCAGGCCAGCGCCAGCTACATTGACTCTGCCGGCCAGCCCAGGACCACCACGTCCAACCTGGTCACCACCATCGTCCAACAGGTCTACAGCTTTACCATCACGCCAAACGGCACCGAGACCAACCCGGGCCAGGTCCGAAGCGCCCTTCCCGGCGGGCAGGTGCTCTTCCAGTACACCGTCACCAACACCGGAAACGGCACCGACACCATCAACCTGAGCACCGTCCAGGGGACGGGCGATAACTTTGACCTTACCAACATCCAGATCTACCTGGACCCCAACTGCAACGGCAACGTAGACGCGGGCGAATCCCCCATCACCAGCGTCACCCTGGCCGCGGACGCCTCGGCCTGCGTGATCGTGGCGGCCACGGTGCCCTCCTCGGCGCAAAACGGCCAGTACGGCAACCTCAACCTGGCGGGCACCTCCAGCGGGAATCCCAGCGTCCAGGACAACGACAACTGGGCCCGCGCCAGCGTCACCACCGCCGCTGCCTTCACCGCCTTCAAGGCGGCTAGCCCCTCCGGGAGCGTCCAGCCGGGCGGCACCATCACCTACACCATCTCCGGCAGCAACACAGGGGGTAGCGCCGCTTACGGGATTCCCGTCACCGTGGACGGCACGTCCAAGACGGGCATCCTCATTGAGGACACCATTCCGAGCGGCCTTAAGGTGAGCGCCATGCCCACGGGCTCTGCGGGGGCTGGAAGCATCCGCTACGTCTACTACGATGGCACCAGCTGGGTGACCCTCAACTCCAGCCTGCTTCCCATCACCGGCGACGGCACCAAGAAGATCGGCATGCTGATTGAGGGTACCGGCGCCTTCTTCCCGCAAGGGGCCCAGTACAGCTTCAGCTTCCAGGCTCAGGTTCCTGCCAACGCCCCTGCGGGGACGAGCTACCCCAACGCCGCCACGGTGCGGTTTGACGCCAACGGGGATGGCGACGCCAACGATCCCGGGGAAACCATTCAGACCAACACCACCACCAACACCGTGGCCGCCACCTACCAGCCCGTGGTGGGCTACCCCGGGACGGTGACCCTGGGCAACGAGACCCAGACCGTGCCTAGCGCCTATGCCGGCGGGACGGTGAGCTTCACCAACGTGGTGCGTAACGGCGGCAACGCCCCCGACAGCTTCACCCTCACCCTCACCCTCACCTCGCCGGAGTTCACCTTCCCTCTGGGGACCACCTGCGCCATCTACGCCGCGGACGGCATCACCCCCATCTCGGGCCCCATTGGTCCCTTGGCCCCTGGGGCTACCCAGAACGTGGTGGTGAAGTGCCAGCTTCCCGCTAACTACTACGAGTCCCCTGTGGACGGACCCAACACCACCTACACGGTGGAACTTAAGGCCACCAGCGTGAACGACCCCAGCAAGTCGGACGTCACCACGGATAAGCTGGTGGACATCCTGCCGGGCTACGCGGTGGACCTGGCAGCCAAAGGGTACTCTAACGACGGCAACGCCGGAAACGACAACCCCGCAGGCCAATCCGCCAACCCCGGCCAGACCGTCTACTTCCCCTTGGAGCTCACCAACACCGGTAAGAACCCCGACACCTACAACCTGAGCGCCAACGTGCCCTCCGGTTGGAGCGTGGTCTTCTACCCCGACACGAACTGCGACGGCACCCCTGATGGCGCCCCCGTGACCAACGTGGGCCCGGTGAACCCTGACGAGAAGAAGTGCTTCGTGGCCGCGGTCAGCGTGCCGCAAGGGGCGGCGCCTGGTACGCAGAACGTGAGCTTCACCGCCACCAGCACCAGCGATCCCAACATCTCTGACACCGTCTCCAGCACGGTCACCGTGAACCTGGTGGCCCAAGTGGCCTTGGATCCTGACCGCCAGGGCACCGTAACCAGCCCGGGCACCCTGGTGTACACCCACACCCTGATCAACAACTCCAACGCTCCGGCGACCTGCACCATCTCTGGTAGTGGCGGGGCCTACGGCTGGGTCTACCAGTACTCCACCGATGGCGCCAACTGGTCTAGCTCCTTGAATAACGTAAACGTGGGCCCCAACGGCGGTACCGCCACCATCTACGTCCGGGTTCAGGTGCCCGCGGGCGAGCCCATCGGCCGGGTGGACGTGAACACCGTGTCGGCCAGCTGTGCGGTGGGTGCGGGTTCGGCCTCCGACTCTGCCACCGAGACCACCACGGTGGTGGGCGGGGAGCTCAGGCTGGAGAAGACGGTGGATAAGGCCACCGCTTACCCCGGCGAGACCCTCACCTACACCATCACCGCCACCAACATCGGCACGGGTGACCTGAAGAAGGTCATCGTCACGGACCCCCTGCCCGCCTACACGGACTTCGTGAGCGCCTCCGCCACCATCTCGGGCTTCCCCGCCGGGGCCAAGGTGCTCTACTCCACGGACGGCACCACCTGGAGCCCCACGCCCCCCACTTCCTTGCCCGCGGGTGGAAGCCTCTACGTGGCGGTGGACACGAACGGCGATAACACCATCACCGACGCCGACGTCATGCCCCCTGCGGCCAGCATCGTCATCACCTTCCAGGTGCAGGTGCGGTAG
- a CDS encoding DUF554 domain-containing protein produces MEPSLLEKLSGTLANALTVTLGTALGLALRGRLPEGMARIMVQGVGLTTLFIGLSMAGALGKAKGGALDGVVLGLVALVLGGIVGEWWRVEEGLEGLGEKIKRAVRGGGSFTEGFVAASLLFCVGPMTLLGSIQNGLTGDASLLLLKATLDGLSAIALTSSFGVGVGFSVLVILLYQGGVALLAGTLAQALPDPGTDPRVLLVTGVGGLMVLGVGINLLGLSKVRVGSFLPALLLAPLVWALAEWLS; encoded by the coding sequence ATGGAGCCGAGCCTTCTGGAAAAGCTCTCCGGCACCCTGGCAAACGCCCTCACGGTAACCCTGGGAACAGCCCTGGGCCTGGCCCTGCGGGGAAGGCTTCCCGAAGGCATGGCCCGCATCATGGTCCAGGGGGTGGGGCTCACCACCCTCTTCATCGGGCTTTCCATGGCGGGGGCCTTGGGCAAGGCCAAGGGGGGGGCACTGGACGGGGTGGTTTTGGGGCTCGTGGCCTTGGTCCTGGGGGGGATCGTGGGGGAGTGGTGGCGGGTGGAGGAGGGCCTCGAGGGCCTGGGGGAGAAGATCAAGCGGGCGGTGAGGGGCGGGGGAAGCTTCACCGAAGGCTTCGTGGCGGCCAGCCTCCTCTTCTGCGTGGGCCCCATGACCCTTTTGGGGTCCATCCAGAACGGCCTCACGGGGGATGCCAGCCTGCTTCTCCTCAAGGCCACCCTGGACGGCCTCTCCGCCATCGCCCTCACCAGCTCCTTCGGGGTGGGGGTGGGCTTCAGCGTGCTGGTGATCCTCCTCTACCAAGGGGGGGTGGCGCTCCTGGCCGGCACCCTGGCCCAAGCCCTACCGGACCCTGGAACGGACCCCCGGGTCCTCCTGGTGACGGGGGTGGGGGGGCTCATGGTCCTGGGGGTGGGGATCAACCTCCTGGGCCTCAGCAAGGTGCGGGTGGGCTCCTTTCTCCCCGCCCTCCTCCTGGCCCCCTTGGTCTGGGCCCTGGCCGAATGGCTCTCCTAA
- the gatC gene encoding Asp-tRNA(Asn)/Glu-tRNA(Gln) amidotransferase subunit GatC, which translates to MELSPELLRKLESLAKIRLSPEEEALLLADLGRILEFVDALPQGEDLEEEAATGRLREDEPLPSLPQGEALKLAPEAEEGFFRVPKVLE; encoded by the coding sequence ATGGAGCTATCCCCGGAGCTTCTACGCAAGTTGGAAAGCCTTGCCAAAATCCGGCTTTCCCCCGAGGAGGAGGCCCTCCTTCTAGCGGACCTAGGGCGCATCCTGGAGTTCGTGGACGCCCTGCCCCAGGGGGAGGACCTCGAGGAGGAAGCGGCCACGGGCCGCCTGCGGGAGGACGAGCCCCTCCCTTCCCTCCCCCAAGGGGAAGCCCTCAAGCTGGCCCCGGAGGCGGAGGAGGGGTTTTTCCGGGTGCCCAAGGTGCTGGAGTAG
- the serS gene encoding serine--tRNA ligase — protein MVDLKRLRLEPETFRRAIALKGVALDLDELLALDREVQGLKQRLQDLQTERNRIAKEVPKAPPEARPALIAQGKALAEEAKGVEEALREKEARLWELLLQVPLPPWPGAPVGPDDSANVEIKRVGTPPEFPFPPLDHVSLLEKNGWWEPRISQVSGSRTYALRGDLALYELALIRFAMDFMAAKGYTPLTLPSYAREKAFVGTGHFPAARDQVWPIAGTDLYLTGTAEVVLNALHMGEILRAEELPKRYAGYAPAFRSEAGSFGKDVRGLMRVHQFHKVEQYVLTEASLEASDQAFQELLANAEEILNLLELPYRLLEVSTGDMGPGKWRQVDLEVFVPSEGRYRETHSCSALLDWQARRADLRYRDREGRVQYAYTLNNTALATPRILVMLLENHQLPDGRVRVPKALVPYMGKEVLEPCA, from the coding sequence ATGGTGGACCTGAAGCGTCTCCGCCTCGAGCCCGAGACCTTCCGCCGGGCCATCGCCCTCAAGGGGGTGGCCCTGGACCTGGACGAGCTTCTGGCCCTGGACCGGGAGGTGCAGGGCCTCAAGCAAAGGCTCCAGGACCTACAGACCGAGCGCAACCGCATCGCCAAGGAGGTGCCCAAGGCGCCCCCGGAGGCCAGACCCGCCCTCATCGCCCAGGGCAAGGCCCTGGCGGAGGAGGCCAAGGGGGTGGAGGAGGCCCTGCGGGAAAAGGAGGCCCGGCTTTGGGAGCTCCTCCTCCAGGTCCCCCTCCCCCCTTGGCCCGGGGCCCCGGTGGGGCCGGACGACTCCGCCAACGTGGAGATCAAGCGGGTGGGCACCCCCCCGGAGTTTCCCTTCCCCCCCTTGGACCACGTGAGCCTCCTGGAGAAAAACGGCTGGTGGGAGCCCCGGATCAGCCAGGTTTCCGGAAGCCGCACCTATGCCCTACGGGGGGACCTGGCCCTCTATGAGCTGGCCCTGATCCGCTTCGCCATGGACTTCATGGCGGCCAAGGGCTACACCCCCCTCACCCTCCCCTCCTACGCCCGGGAGAAGGCCTTCGTGGGCACCGGCCACTTCCCCGCCGCCCGGGACCAGGTCTGGCCCATCGCGGGCACGGACCTCTACCTCACGGGCACCGCGGAGGTGGTGCTCAACGCCCTGCACATGGGGGAGATCCTCAGGGCCGAGGAACTGCCCAAGCGCTATGCGGGCTACGCCCCCGCCTTCCGCTCGGAGGCGGGAAGCTTTGGCAAGGACGTGCGGGGCCTCATGCGGGTGCACCAGTTCCACAAGGTGGAGCAGTACGTCCTCACCGAGGCCAGCCTCGAGGCCTCCGACCAGGCCTTCCAGGAGCTTTTGGCGAACGCCGAGGAGATCCTAAACCTTCTGGAACTCCCTTACCGCCTCCTGGAGGTCTCCACCGGGGACATGGGCCCGGGGAAGTGGCGGCAGGTGGACCTGGAGGTCTTTGTCCCCTCGGAGGGGCGTTACCGGGAAACCCATTCCTGCTCGGCCCTTTTGGACTGGCAGGCCCGGCGGGCGGACCTCCGCTACCGGGACCGGGAGGGCAGGGTGCAGTACGCCTACACCCTGAACAACACCGCCCTGGCCACCCCCAGGATCCTGGTGATGCTTTTGGAAAACCACCAGCTTCCCGACGGGCGGGTGCGGGTGCCCAAGGCCTTGGTGCCCTACATGGGCAAGGAGGTGTTGGAACCGTGCGCATAG
- the menC gene encoding o-succinylbenzoate synthase: MRIEAAELRILELPLRFRFETSFGVQTRRTILLLRLFGEGLEGLGEGVMERLPLYREETVAGARYLLEEVFLPQVLGKDFPNPEALGQALAPFRGNPMAKAVLEMAFWDLFAKGLGKPLWQVLGGVRQEVEVGVSLGIQPSVAETLKAVERHLAQGYRRIKLKIKPGWDYEVLKAVRQAFPEATLTADANSAYRLSDFPRLRRLDELFLDYLEQPLGYDDLLDHAKLGRELATPICLDESLTSAEKARKAIELGAGRVFNIKPARLGGHGESLKVHALAQSAGIPLWMGGMLEAGVGRAHNLHLATLPGFTKPGDVSSSSRYWEEDLVEEALEAQEGLMPVPEGPGIGVHLKLPLVERITLWQRYVSAS, encoded by the coding sequence GTGCGCATAGAGGCGGCTGAGCTTCGCATCCTGGAGCTACCCCTGAGGTTCCGCTTTGAGACCAGCTTCGGGGTGCAGACGAGGAGGACCATCCTCCTCTTGAGGCTCTTCGGGGAGGGCCTGGAGGGCCTGGGGGAAGGGGTGATGGAAAGGTTACCCCTCTACCGGGAGGAGACGGTGGCGGGGGCCCGTTACCTGTTGGAGGAGGTCTTCCTGCCCCAGGTGCTGGGGAAGGACTTTCCCAACCCTGAGGCCCTGGGCCAAGCCCTCGCCCCCTTCCGGGGCAACCCCATGGCCAAGGCGGTGCTGGAGATGGCCTTCTGGGACCTCTTTGCCAAGGGCCTGGGCAAGCCCCTGTGGCAGGTGCTGGGCGGGGTGCGGCAGGAGGTGGAGGTGGGGGTTTCCCTGGGCATCCAGCCCTCGGTGGCGGAAACCCTAAAGGCGGTGGAGCGGCACCTCGCCCAGGGCTACCGGCGCATCAAGCTCAAGATCAAGCCCGGGTGGGACTACGAGGTGCTGAAGGCGGTGCGCCAGGCCTTCCCCGAGGCCACCCTCACCGCGGACGCCAACAGCGCCTACCGCCTTTCGGACTTCCCCCGGCTCAGGCGGCTGGACGAGCTCTTTTTGGATTACCTTGAGCAACCCCTGGGCTACGACGACCTCCTGGACCACGCCAAGCTCGGGCGGGAACTGGCCACCCCCATCTGCCTGGACGAGAGCCTCACCTCCGCGGAAAAGGCCAGGAAGGCCATAGAGCTTGGGGCAGGCCGGGTCTTCAACATCAAGCCCGCCCGGCTTGGGGGCCACGGGGAAAGCCTCAAGGTCCACGCCCTGGCGCAAAGCGCCGGGATCCCCCTTTGGATGGGGGGGATGCTGGAGGCGGGGGTGGGAAGGGCCCACAACCTGCACCTGGCCACCCTGCCCGGCTTCACCAAGCCCGGGGACGTGAGCTCCAGCAGCCGCTACTGGGAGGAGGACCTGGTGGAGGAGGCCCTCGAGGCCCAGGAGGGCCTCATGCCCGTGCCGGAAGGGCCCGGCATCGGGGTGCACCTGAAGCTTCCCCTCGTGGAGCGGATCACCCTATGGCAGAGGTACGTGTCCGCGAGCTAA